A window of the Oscillospiraceae bacterium genome harbors these coding sequences:
- a CDS encoding SNF2-related protein, which translates to MVALRDCVHELIDLQMDAYTPDSVITEKQGELNRLYDSFSAKNGLINDRANRLAFSADSSYYLLCSLEIVDDDGKLERKADMFTKRTIKQHTAVSTVDTPSEALAVSIGEKARVDLPYMSELCGKSEDEIISELSGVIFKDPAFGSDPLSGWQTADEYLSGNVRKKLREARRAADHDPAYQVNVAALEKAQPKDLDASEIEVRLGATWIDPDYYRQFMYELLDTPRYLRGNIDVKYSAFTAEWQITGKTQVGRNDVAAYTTYGTDRANAYRILEDSLNLRDIRIYDTVTDPDGKERRVLKSRETTFAQQKQQAIREAFQDWVWKDPQRRQDLVKRYNEIFNSTRPREYDGSHIRFSGMNPEITLREHQKNAVAHILYGGNTLLAHEVGAGKTFEMVAACMESKRLGLSHKALFAVPNHLTEQWASEFLRLYPSANILVTTKKDFETHRRKKFCARIATGDYDAVIIGHSQFERIPISRERQERLIQEQIWEITSGIEEVQNSGGERFTVKQLERTKKGLEARLEKLRADSRKDDVVTFEQMGCDRMFVDESDNYKNLFLYTKMRNVAGLSTTDAQKSSDMFAKCRYLDEVTGNRGTVFATGTPISNSMTEMYTIQRYLQYDRLQETGMTHFDCWASCFGETVTALELAPEGTGYRARTRFAKFFNLPELMAMFKEVADIKTADQLHLPTPEVEYHTYASKPTEIQQEMVRSLSERASKVHSGEVEPTVDNMLKITSDGRKLGLDQRIINPMLPDEESTKVNQCVDNVLQFWRDGEAEKLTQLVFCDISTPQPTPSVKAAKAVSSNLDNPELHGLETAIPLDAPEPPFTIYADIRRKLIEKGIPAEQIAFIHEANTDVRKKELFGKVRSGQVRVLLGSTAKMGAGTNVQDRLVALHDLDCPWRPRDLTQRKGRIERQGNQNEKVHVCRYVTEGTFDAYLWQTVENKQKFISQIMSSKSPVRSCEDVDETALSFAEIKALCAGDPRIKERMDLDVEVSRLKIMKADHQSKQFRMEDNLLKYYPEQIEANKGFVKGLQADMETLAAHPHPTDGFAGMEIRGDVLTDKENAGAALLDACKEVKGSDPVQIGTYRGFTMSVSFNAFEKPMSLLCVGR; encoded by the coding sequence ATGGTGGCACTCCGGGATTGTGTGCATGAGCTGATTGACCTTCAGATGGATGCCTATACCCCGGACAGTGTTATCACCGAAAAACAGGGCGAGCTAAACCGGCTTTATGACAGCTTTTCCGCAAAGAATGGTCTAATCAATGACCGCGCCAACCGTCTGGCATTTTCAGCAGATTCTTCCTATTATCTGCTCTGTTCTCTGGAAATCGTGGATGATGACGGCAAGCTGGAACGCAAGGCGGATATGTTCACGAAACGCACCATCAAGCAGCACACCGCTGTTTCCACCGTGGATACGCCGAGCGAAGCCCTTGCGGTTTCCATCGGAGAAAAGGCGCGGGTGGATTTGCCGTATATGTCAGAGCTGTGCGGTAAAAGTGAGGATGAAATTATTTCCGAGTTGTCCGGCGTTATCTTCAAAGACCCTGCCTTTGGCAGTGACCCCTTATCCGGCTGGCAGACCGCAGATGAATACCTTTCCGGCAATGTCCGAAAGAAGCTGCGGGAAGCAAGACGCGCTGCTGACCATGACCCGGCTTATCAGGTGAATGTAGCGGCATTGGAAAAGGCGCAGCCTAAAGATTTGGATGCATCGGAAATTGAGGTGCGTCTGGGTGCTACATGGATTGACCCGGATTATTACCGCCAGTTTATGTATGAGCTACTGGACACGCCCCGTTATCTGCGCGGCAACATTGATGTAAAATACTCTGCTTTTACGGCAGAATGGCAGATTACCGGCAAGACACAGGTGGGGCGAAATGATGTTGCCGCCTATACCACCTACGGAACTGACCGCGCTAACGCCTACCGGATTCTTGAGGATTCGCTGAATCTGCGCGACATCCGTATCTACGACACCGTAACAGACCCGGACGGCAAGGAGCGCCGGGTGTTGAAAAGCAGGGAAACAACGTTCGCACAGCAGAAACAGCAGGCAATCCGGGAAGCTTTTCAGGACTGGGTGTGGAAGGACCCGCAGAGGCGGCAGGATCTTGTGAAACGCTACAATGAAATTTTCAACAGCACCCGGCCGCGCGAATATGACGGCAGCCACATCCGCTTTTCCGGCATGAACCCGGAAATCACGCTGCGCGAACATCAGAAAAACGCCGTGGCGCATATTCTCTACGGCGGAAACACGCTTCTCGCGCACGAAGTGGGCGCGGGCAAAACCTTTGAGATGGTCGCGGCGTGCATGGAATCCAAGCGTCTCGGACTCAGCCACAAAGCCCTGTTTGCCGTGCCGAACCACTTGACGGAGCAATGGGCATCTGAGTTTTTACGGCTATATCCGTCAGCCAACATTTTAGTCACCACAAAGAAAGATTTTGAAACCCACCGGCGCAAGAAGTTCTGCGCCCGCATTGCTACCGGGGACTATGATGCGGTCATCATCGGTCACAGTCAGTTCGAGCGCATCCCCATCAGCAGAGAGCGTCAGGAACGCTTAATTCAGGAGCAGATCTGGGAGATTACATCCGGCATTGAGGAAGTGCAGAACAGCGGCGGCGAACGGTTTACCGTCAAGCAGCTGGAACGCACGAAAAAGGGATTGGAAGCCCGCTTAGAAAAGCTCCGGGCAGACAGTCGCAAGGACGATGTAGTGACCTTTGAGCAGATGGGCTGTGATCGAATGTTTGTAGATGAGTCGGACAATTACAAGAACCTGTTCCTCTACACCAAAATGAGGAATGTGGCAGGACTGTCTACCACCGATGCCCAGAAATCCAGCGATATGTTTGCCAAGTGCCGGTATCTGGATGAAGTCACCGGCAATCGCGGCACGGTATTCGCAACAGGAACGCCGATTTCCAATTCCATGACCGAGATGTATACCATTCAGCGGTACTTGCAGTATGACCGCTTGCAGGAAACAGGCATGACACATTTTGACTGCTGGGCTTCCTGCTTTGGCGAAACCGTCACGGCGTTGGAGCTTGCCCCGGAAGGCACCGGCTACCGGGCGCGGACGCGGTTTGCAAAGTTTTTCAACCTGCCGGAGTTGATGGCGATGTTTAAGGAAGTAGCGGATATCAAGACCGCTGACCAGCTGCATTTGCCGACCCCGGAAGTGGAGTATCACACCTACGCATCCAAGCCTACCGAAATTCAGCAGGAAATGGTGAGAAGCCTTTCCGAACGCGCCAGCAAGGTACACAGCGGCGAAGTAGAGCCTACCGTTGACAATATGCTCAAAATCACCTCGGACGGCAGAAAGCTGGGGCTTGACCAGCGTATCATCAACCCGATGCTGCCGGATGAGGAAAGCACCAAGGTCAATCAGTGCGTGGACAATGTCTTGCAGTTTTGGCGTGACGGCGAAGCGGAAAAGCTGACCCAGCTGGTGTTCTGTGATATTTCCACACCCCAGCCAACGCCCAGCGTGAAAGCTGCAAAAGCCGTCAGCAGCAATCTGGATAACCCGGAGCTGCACGGTCTGGAAACTGCCATTCCGTTGGATGCGCCGGAGCCGCCTTTTACGATTTATGCGGATATTCGCAGAAAGCTGATTGAAAAAGGTATCCCTGCGGAGCAGATCGCGTTCATCCATGAAGCCAACACTGATGTGCGAAAGAAAGAGCTGTTCGGCAAAGTCCGCAGCGGTCAGGTGCGCGTTCTCCTTGGCAGCACTGCCAAAATGGGAGCCGGAACCAATGTGCAGGACAGGCTTGTGGCGCTCCATGACCTTGATTGTCCGTGGCGTCCTCGTGACCTGACCCAGAGAAAAGGGCGCATCGAGCGCCAAGGAAATCAAAACGAGAAAGTCCATGTCTGCCGCTATGTAACTGAGGGAACCTTTGATGCGTACCTGTGGCAGACCGTGGAGAACAAACAGAAATTCATCAGTCAGATAATGTCCAGCAAAAGCCCGGTGCGCTCCTGTGAAGATGTGGACGAAACCGCATTGTCCTTTGCCGAAATCAAGGCGCTGTGTGCCGGAGATCCCCGTATCAAGGAGCGCATGGATTTGGATGTGGAGGTCAGCAGGCTCAAAATCATGAAAGCCGACCACCAAAGCAAACAATTCCGTATGGAGGACAATCTGCTGAAATACTACCCGGAGCAGATTGAAGCCAACAAAGGAT